A window from Limnothrix sp. FACHB-406 encodes these proteins:
- a CDS encoding DUF561 domain-containing protein → MSAMSQLQSALDRGQALKAIAGLNNFDGDRVEAIVKAAELGGATFVDIAADPALVQRIKAITSLPVCVSAVEPAKFVDCVAAGADLIEIGNFDSFYAQGIRFEAAEVLAMTQETRRLLPDVLLSVTVPHILALDEQVALAEALVAAGADIIQTEGGTSSQPVHAGSLGLIEKAAPTLAAAYEISRAVSVPVLCASGISAVTAPLAIAAGAAGVGVGSAINKLDNEIAMVAAVRSIVESLSGTGTALGTKNLQAASGTGTGTALDTKNLQATSGTGTGTALDTEN, encoded by the coding sequence ATGAGTGCAATGTCCCAACTGCAATCCGCCCTCGATCGCGGCCAAGCGTTGAAGGCGATCGCTGGTTTGAACAATTTCGACGGCGATCGGGTCGAAGCGATCGTCAAGGCAGCCGAGCTGGGCGGTGCAACCTTCGTGGACATTGCCGCCGACCCCGCCTTGGTGCAACGAATTAAGGCGATCACCAGCCTGCCCGTCTGTGTGTCCGCTGTGGAACCCGCCAAGTTTGTGGACTGCGTGGCGGCCGGTGCTGACCTGATTGAAATCGGGAACTTTGACAGCTTCTATGCCCAAGGCATCCGTTTTGAAGCTGCTGAAGTGTTGGCCATGACCCAAGAAACCCGCCGCCTGCTGCCCGATGTGCTGCTGTCGGTGACGGTTCCCCACATTCTGGCCCTGGATGAGCAAGTGGCCCTGGCCGAAGCCCTGGTGGCCGCTGGCGCAGACATCATCCAAACCGAAGGCGGCACCAGCAGCCAACCCGTCCATGCCGGTAGCCTGGGCTTGATTGAAAAGGCGGCTCCCACCCTGGCCGCTGCCTACGAAATCAGCCGCGCGGTGTCCGTGCCGGTGCTTTGCGCGTCGGGGATTTCGGCGGTGACGGCTCCCTTGGCGATCGCGGCGGGTGCTGCGGGCGTGGGCGTGGGTTCGGCCATCAACAAGCTGGACAACGAAATCGCTATGGTGGCTGCTGTGCGCTCGATCGTTGAGTCGTTGTCGGGCACTGGCACAGCTTTGGGCACTAAGAACCTGCAAGCCGCCTCAGGCACTGGCACTGGCACAGCTTTGGACACCAAGAACCTGCAAGCCACCTCAGGCACTGGCACTGGTACAGCTTTGGACACCGAGAACTAG
- a CDS encoding exodeoxyribonuclease V subunit beta: MLTPDQRRAAEAPQSVAVLAGAGTGKTHMLAARYLHHVTAFGCSPIEIVAVTFTRKAAEELRSRIRQDLQQLLATEAAALASGHPSALTQLYDRWPGCDLLADLEAAAVNTFHAVAGQICREQAHHLELAPNFTIQEAWETSLWQKEQLDLALDELPESHYAAVPYSTLRPILEGLLADRYTAEQALQRDRTDWETQVKIWRQAALDRLVNAPSWQSAQQFLSQWAGRPGDGAEGNRQRILELMDAIAQNRDSDQWAAWTKAIDFNKGRGSKKNWDSAELLESVRAAMKAVRGQINQALKEGAILCKLGEVDDRFEEKLKTIRQVYGWVRSRLEVAKKQARIMDFSDLEWYALKALEMPEVQAYYRQRWQAFLVDEFQDTNPVQSALLDRLQHDQAKVTIVGDSKQSIYRFRRAEVGLFQDWCDRLARAAEGDRVSLSQSFRTHRDLVVAGNALCEPLLNELHQPLRGDRAEPPLDRPVTLLAVAATRKAQKVAIRRVAEAQAIGQRLRDWVDRGLLIFDKALGTPRPLEFRDIAILGRTHRQLSIIAQTLTAAGLPVNLCSGDLLDTREAKDGTALLRFLADPQDSVALVTILRSPWFAVSDRALFAVSRQFPAPEPATPDGSPAPRRSPNWWAALQELLTDSATFNQLDEGDQQALKRAVEQLRRWRGDRRRELPSQLLHRADRATGYSATIANLPDGARRLRDWRDFADWIAQLEEGVGDTFGVVRRLRRIETVRRLNSGDLKTLFARSPLEAGNAIDLMTIHASKGLEWPVVVLPDLNPQRDFQQSTSWRMSADLGFVFQWRDQPQENPQIPALWHLLAAADREAEQAETRRLLYVALTRARDRLLLSANLPWHEDKAEKGEKPDKSEKSEKPETSEDETGDRFRPWDWVQGVAQAQGWPIDCVMIPADSPDFPDRPNSTNQPDPTAQPNPTNQANSQNPQDPTAPGDRPPTAPRPLPDDGQPLWGWVSSGLDELPVVALSEYARCPRRFAWRIVDDRSPSGDGPARSRRIGTLVHRAIERRIQNVATLAAQDPGLDLEAVSEALTLADRFWQDPALVPLSHDPQAQQEVPIGFDLALPHGQTLRLNGVADWVGTAGVLDFKTDRDRVPSEHRLQLWAYAHALGADRAALVYLRHPDRPIEWFTQPQLQPLQAQAIEIAQRIRAGQFDPTPGPACQFCPYHDTCDAAPRELST; this comes from the coding sequence ATGCTCACTCCTGATCAGCGGCGGGCCGCGGAAGCACCCCAGAGCGTGGCAGTGTTGGCAGGGGCCGGCACGGGCAAAACCCACATGCTGGCTGCACGCTACCTGCACCATGTGACGGCATTTGGCTGCTCCCCGATCGAGATTGTGGCGGTCACCTTCACCCGCAAAGCGGCGGAGGAGTTGCGATCGCGCATTCGGCAGGATTTACAACAGCTTTTGGCCACCGAAGCCGCAGCGCTGGCCAGTGGCCATCCATCAGCCCTGACCCAACTCTACGATCGCTGGCCAGGCTGTGACCTATTGGCCGATTTGGAAGCGGCGGCGGTGAACACTTTCCATGCCGTGGCGGGACAGATTTGCCGAGAACAGGCACACCATTTGGAATTAGCGCCCAACTTCACGATTCAAGAGGCTTGGGAAACGAGTCTTTGGCAAAAGGAACAGTTAGATTTGGCGTTGGATGAGCTGCCGGAATCGCATTATGCGGCTGTGCCCTATTCCACTTTGCGCCCCATTTTGGAAGGATTATTAGCCGATCGCTATACGGCGGAACAGGCCTTGCAGCGCGATCGCACCGATTGGGAAACACAGGTCAAAATTTGGCGACAAGCAGCGCTCGATCGGCTGGTGAATGCTCCCAGTTGGCAATCGGCACAACAGTTTTTATCCCAATGGGCTGGGAGGCCCGGAGACGGAGCCGAGGGCAATCGGCAGCGAATTTTGGAATTAATGGATGCGATCGCCCAAAATCGCGATTCCGATCAATGGGCCGCTTGGACAAAGGCGATTGATTTTAATAAAGGACGAGGCAGCAAGAAAAATTGGGATTCTGCGGAGCTTTTAGAATCCGTCAGAGCAGCGATGAAGGCTGTGAGAGGTCAGATTAACCAGGCCTTAAAAGAAGGAGCCATTCTTTGCAAATTAGGAGAAGTTGACGATCGCTTTGAGGAAAAACTGAAAACCATTCGCCAAGTCTATGGTTGGGTGCGTTCTCGCTTGGAAGTGGCGAAAAAGCAAGCCCGGATCATGGACTTTAGCGATCTGGAATGGTATGCCCTCAAGGCGTTGGAAATGCCGGAAGTTCAAGCCTACTATCGTCAGCGATGGCAAGCATTTTTGGTGGATGAATTTCAAGATACAAATCCGGTGCAAAGCGCCTTGCTCGATCGCCTGCAACACGATCAGGCAAAGGTGACGATCGTTGGCGACAGCAAGCAATCAATCTATCGGTTTCGCCGGGCAGAAGTGGGGCTATTTCAAGATTGGTGCGATCGCCTGGCTCGCGCTGCCGAGGGCGATCGGGTCAGTTTGTCCCAGAGCTTCCGCACCCATCGAGATTTGGTGGTCGCGGGGAATGCGCTTTGTGAGCCGTTGTTGAACGAGTTGCACCAACCCTTACGGGGCGATCGGGCAGAACCACCCCTCGATCGCCCCGTGACCCTGTTGGCGGTGGCGGCCACCCGCAAAGCGCAGAAGGTTGCGATCCGGCGGGTGGCCGAGGCCCAGGCGATCGGTCAACGATTGCGCGATTGGGTCGATCGGGGATTGCTGATTTTTGATAAGGCCTTGGGAACCCCTCGCCCGCTGGAATTTCGCGACATTGCAATTTTGGGGCGCACCCATCGGCAACTGAGCATCATTGCCCAAACCCTAACGGCGGCGGGGTTGCCGGTGAATCTCTGCTCCGGCGACTTGCTGGATACCCGTGAGGCGAAGGATGGAACCGCTTTGCTCCGGTTTTTGGCAGATCCGCAAGATAGCGTGGCCCTGGTCACGATTTTGCGTAGTCCTTGGTTTGCGGTCAGCGATCGGGCCCTGTTCGCGGTCAGTCGCCAGTTTCCAGCGCCGGAACCCGCCACCCCTGACGGATCCCCCGCGCCGCGCCGATCGCCCAATTGGTGGGCCGCTCTGCAAGAGTTGCTCACCGACTCCGCGACTTTCAATCAGTTAGACGAGGGCGATCAACAAGCCCTGAAGCGGGCGGTGGAGCAGTTGCGGCGCTGGCGGGGCGATCGGCGGCGGGAACTGCCCTCCCAGTTGCTGCACCGGGCCGATCGAGCCACGGGCTACAGTGCCACGATCGCTAACTTACCGGACGGGGCCCGCCGCCTGCGGGATTGGCGCGACTTTGCCGACTGGATCGCCCAATTGGAGGAAGGGGTGGGCGACACCTTTGGCGTGGTGCGGCGGTTGCGACGCATTGAAACCGTGCGACGGCTGAATTCTGGTGACCTCAAAACCCTCTTTGCCCGATCGCCCCTGGAAGCCGGTAACGCCATTGACCTGATGACCATCCATGCGTCCAAGGGGTTGGAATGGCCGGTGGTGGTGTTGCCGGATCTGAATCCCCAGCGAGATTTCCAACAGTCAACTTCTTGGCGAATGAGCGCGGACTTGGGATTCGTGTTCCAGTGGCGTGACCAACCCCAGGAAAATCCACAAATTCCAGCCCTGTGGCACTTGCTGGCAGCAGCCGATCGGGAAGCGGAGCAGGCGGAAACCCGCCGATTACTCTATGTTGCTTTGACTCGGGCCCGCGATCGGTTGCTCCTGAGCGCCAATTTGCCTTGGCATGAAGACAAGGCTGAAAAAGGTGAAAAACCGGACAAATCGGAAAAATCGGAAAAACCCGAAACCAGCGAAGACGAAACGGGCGATCGCTTCCGTCCTTGGGATTGGGTGCAAGGGGTGGCCCAGGCCCAAGGCTGGCCGATCGACTGTGTGATGATCCCCGCAGACTCGCCGGATTTTCCCGATCGACCCAATTCAACCAATCAACCCGATCCAACCGCTCAGCCCAATCCAACCAATCAAGCCAATTCCCAAAACCCCCAAGACCCAACCGCGCCGGGCGATCGCCCCCCAACTGCCCCCCGCCCACTTCCCGACGACGGTCAGCCCCTTTGGGGTTGGGTGTCCTCCGGCTTGGATGAATTGCCCGTGGTGGCCCTCAGTGAATATGCACGCTGTCCCCGGCGGTTTGCTTGGCGCATTGTGGACGATCGCTCCCCCAGCGGTGACGGGCCCGCCCGATCGCGCCGGATTGGCACGTTGGTTCACCGGGCGATCGAACGGCGCATTCAAAATGTCGCTACCCTGGCGGCCCAGGATCCCGGATTGGATCTCGAAGCGGTTAGCGAAGCCCTGACCCTCGCCGATCGATTTTGGCAGGATCCCGCCTTGGTTCCCCTGAGCCACGATCCCCAAGCTCAGCAAGAAGTGCCGATCGGGTTTGATTTGGCGCTGCCTCACGGCCAAACCCTGCGGCTGAATGGGGTGGCCGACTGGGTGGGAACCGCCGGAGTTTTGGACTTCAAGACCGATCGCGATCGCGTGCCCAGCGAACACCGACTGCAACTGTGGGCCTATGCCCATGCCTTGGGGGCCGATCGGGCCGCCCTGGTCTACTTGCGCCATCCCGATCGCCCGATCGAATGGTTCACTCAACCCCAACTGCAACCGCTGCAAGCCCAAGCGATCGAGATTGCCCAACGAATTCGGGCAGGACAATTTGACCCCACGCCGGGCCCCGCCTGTCAGTTTTGCCCTTACCACGACACCTGTGATGCGGCCCCACGGGAACTTTCAACCTAG
- the leuC gene encoding 3-isopropylmalate dehydratase large subunit translates to MSQGTLFDKVWDLHTVATLPSGQTQLFVGLHLIHEVTSPQAFAMLRERGLNVPFPQRTVATVDHIVPTQLQQRQRPFIDSLAEDMIVALEQSCQEFGIRFYNIGSGKQGIVHVIAPEQGLTQPGMTIACGDSHTSTHGAFGAISFGIGTSQVRDVLASQTLAMTKPKVRRVEVNGDLRPGVYAKDVVLHIIRKLGVKGGVGYAYEYAGTTFEAMSMEERMTVCNMSIEGGARCGYVNPDPITFDYLQGREFAPKGADWDAAVAWWTSVRSDADAEYDDVVVFDAADIEPTVTWGITPGQGIGVTETIPTVEELDEGDRSIAKEAYDYMQLAPGQAIAGTKVDVCFIGSCTNGRISDLREAAKVAQGRQVVEGITAFVVPGSESVKQAAEAEGLHEIFKAAGFEWREAGCSMCLAMNPDKLQGSQISASSSNRNFKGRQGSASGRTLLMSPAMVAAAAVTGSVTDVRELL, encoded by the coding sequence ATGAGCCAAGGAACCCTCTTCGACAAAGTTTGGGATTTGCACACCGTCGCCACATTGCCTTCGGGCCAAACCCAACTGTTCGTTGGCCTACATCTGATCCACGAAGTGACCAGCCCCCAAGCCTTTGCCATGTTGCGCGAGCGGGGTCTCAACGTGCCGTTTCCCCAACGCACCGTGGCCACCGTTGATCACATTGTCCCCACCCAACTGCAACAACGCCAGCGCCCCTTCATCGATTCCTTGGCGGAAGACATGATCGTCGCCCTTGAGCAAAGCTGCCAAGAATTCGGCATTCGGTTCTATAACATCGGCTCCGGCAAGCAAGGCATCGTCCACGTGATCGCCCCCGAACAAGGCCTGACCCAACCGGGCATGACGATCGCCTGCGGCGACAGCCACACCTCCACCCACGGCGCATTCGGGGCCATCTCCTTTGGCATCGGCACCAGCCAAGTGCGCGACGTGCTAGCCTCCCAAACCCTGGCCATGACCAAGCCGAAGGTGCGCCGCGTGGAAGTGAACGGCGACCTGCGGCCCGGAGTCTACGCCAAAGACGTGGTGCTGCACATCATCCGCAAGCTGGGCGTGAAAGGCGGCGTGGGCTATGCCTACGAATACGCGGGCACGACCTTTGAGGCCATGAGCATGGAAGAACGGATGACCGTTTGCAACATGAGCATCGAAGGCGGCGCGCGTTGCGGCTACGTCAACCCCGACCCAATCACGTTTGATTACTTGCAAGGGCGCGAGTTTGCTCCCAAGGGAGCCGATTGGGATGCGGCGGTGGCTTGGTGGACGAGTGTTCGCAGCGATGCGGATGCTGAATACGATGATGTGGTGGTGTTCGATGCGGCGGACATTGAACCGACCGTCACTTGGGGGATCACGCCCGGGCAAGGCATCGGCGTGACGGAAACGATCCCGACCGTGGAAGAACTGGACGAGGGCGATCGCTCGATCGCCAAGGAAGCCTACGACTACATGCAGCTCGCCCCGGGCCAGGCGATCGCCGGAACCAAGGTGGATGTCTGCTTCATCGGCAGTTGTACCAACGGCCGGATCAGTGACCTGCGGGAAGCCGCCAAGGTGGCCCAAGGTCGCCAAGTGGTTGAAGGGATCACCGCCTTTGTCGTGCCCGGTTCCGAGTCGGTGAAGCAAGCGGCCGAAGCGGAAGGCCTGCATGAAATCTTCAAGGCCGCTGGGTTCGAGTGGCGGGAAGCCGGTTGCTCCATGTGTTTGGCCATGAACCCAGACAAGTTGCAGGGCAGCCAAATCAGCGCCTCTTCCTCGAACCGCAACTTCAAGGGCCGTCAGGGTTCCGCCAGCGGTCGCACCTTGCTGATGAGTCCGGCCATGGTGGCAGCGGCGGCCGTGACCGGTTCCGTCACCGATGTGCGCGAGTTGCTATAA